One Malus domestica chromosome 11, GDT2T_hap1 genomic region harbors:
- the LOC139189483 gene encoding uncharacterized protein, whose product MISNKKVVTVGENVSAVLQRKLPPKCKDPGELKNDRVIIQLAGRSNAYPKGVLEDVLVQVNHLIFPADFYVLEMEDSAHSSSLPILLGRPFMKTTRTKIEVFKGMLSMEFDGEVIDFNLSETIKYPGDDHSCFSIDIIDSLAQQYFEHSNEDALETVITNGMGLKKI is encoded by the exons ATGATTTCGAACAAGAAGGTGGTAACGGTAGGTGAGAATGTTTCAGCCGTCTTGCAGCGCAAAttgccccctaaatgcaaagatccag gtgagctgaAAAATGATAGagtgattattcaattagctgGTCGATCTAATGCTTATccaaaaggagttttggaggatgttttagtgcaggttaatcacttaatctttccggcTGATTTCTATGTGCTCGAGATGGAGGATTCTGCCCATTCTTCCTCATTGCCGATTCttcttggaaggccattcatgaaaacaaccCGCACTAAGATAGAAGTGTTCAAAGGGATGTtatccatggaatttgatggggaagttattgatttcaatctttctgaaacTATAAAGTACCCTGgtgatgatcattcttgtttttctattgacaTCATTGATTCTTTGGCGCAGCAATACTTTGAACATTCGAatgaggatgcacttgaaacGGTCATTACGAATGGAATGGGACTCAAAAAAATTTGA
- the LOC139189484 gene encoding uncharacterized protein, producing the protein MEDSAHSSSLPILLGRLFMKTACTKIDVFKGMLSMEFNGEVIDFDLSETIKYPSDDHLCFSIDIIDSLAQEYLEDLTEDALEKAITKGIGLKNERVRVVHAHGNEGNNLAMPSNKELVEVVAALESIPKHVGKPSEPISIPISTNKMLLSVVQPPFLELKPLPSHLKYVFLGEQETLPIIVSSTLTAQKEEKLVRVLKEYKTAIEWTLADIKGISLTTCMHRILLEGGAKPSREAQRRLNPPMMEVVKNEIIKLLDCGVIYPISDSQRVSPVQVVPKKSRVTVVKNEENELVPTRIQIGWRNVIAPEDQENTTFTCPFGTFAYRRMSFGLCNARTTFQRCMVSIFTDYVEKIIEVFMDDFSVFGFYKRFIKDFSKIAQPLCHLLKKEVAFEFNKASLKYWLTKTEAKPRLIQWMLLLQEFDIEIRDKKGSENMVADHLSRMVHEDDANAMPIQDTFPNEQLVSIEV; encoded by the exons atGGAAGATTCAGCTCATTCTTCCTCATTGCCGATACTACTTGGAAGGttattcatgaaaacagcctgCACTAAGAtagatgtgttcaaagggaTGTTATCCATGGAATTtaatggggaagttattgatttcgaTCTTTCTGAAACTATAAAGTATCCTAGTGATGATCATTtgtgtttttctattgatataattgattcTTTGGCGCAAgaatatcttgaagatttgactgaggatgcacttgaaaaggCCATTACAAAGGGAATAGGACTCAAAAACGAAAGGGTAAGGGTTGTCCATGCTCACGGCAATGAGGGAAACAACCTTGCCATGCCTTCTAATAAGGAATTGGTCGAAGTTGTTGCTGCCCTTGAATCAATTCCAAAACATGTTGGTAAGCCTTCTGAACCAATTTCAATTCCTATTTCTACTAATAAAATGCTACTTtcagttgtgcagccaccttTCCTTGAACTTAAACcattaccaagccatttgaagtatgttttcttgggagaacAAGAAACTTTGCCCATCATAGTGTCTTCCACACTCACGGCACAAAAGGAAGAGAAGTTGGTGAGGGTGTTGAAGGAATACAAAACAGCCATTGAGTGGACCTTGGCCGACATCAAGGGTATAAGTCTTACAACTTGCATGCATCGTATACTCTTGGAGGGAGGAGCTAAACCATCACGTGaagctcaacgccgactcaaccctccaatgatggaagttgtgaaaaatgagATAATCAAGCTACTTGATTGTGGAGTCATCTATCCAATTTCTGATAGTCAACGGGTTTCACCGGTCCAAGTGGTTCCAAAGAAATCTAGAGTCACTGTAGTGAAGAATGAAGAGAATGAACTTGTGCCTACACGTATTCAAATCGGTTGGAGa AATGTCATAGCCCCGGAAGATCAAGAAAATACCACTTTCACATGCCcatttggtacatttgcttatcgtcgTATGTCatttggtttatgcaatgcacgaaccacattccaaagatgcatggtaagtatattTACAGATTATGTTGAAAAGATCATTGAGGtctttatggatgattttagtgtatttg gattctataagcgatttatcaaggatttttcaaagATTGCACAGCCCCTATGTCATCTCCTCAAAAAAGAAGTGGCATTTGAGTTCAACAAGGCAT ctttgaagtactgGCTTACAAAGACAGAagctaaaccaaggcttattcaatggatgcttcttctccaagagttcgacattGAAATTAGGGACAAGAAAGGGAGTGAAAATATGGTGGCTGATCACTTGAGCCGAATGGTACATGAAGATGATGCCAATGCCATGCCTATCCAAGACACATTCCCTAATGAGCAATTGGTGTCCATTGAG gtCTGA